One stretch of Microcoleus sp. FACHB-672 DNA includes these proteins:
- a CDS encoding tetratricopeptide repeat protein: MSNLMSNAVAVELEVEFFFQKGLHLNRSEQYAHAVASYDKALELQPDYHDVWYSRGNALYHLRRFEEAIASYDKAIEFKPAFHEAWNNRGNALDDMGQYEEAIASYDKAIKFKTDYYWAWNNRGIALKNLGRYEEAITSYDKAIEFQPNYYWAWYHRGIALRHLGRLEKVIASYDKAIEIKPDFHEAWHNRGNALYDLQRYEAAIINYDKALDEKPDYHWAWYNRGMALLNLGYYAKAVASLDRALVLQPDNADTWYFRGQALDNLECHYGAIASYDKAIELQPDKHKAWYNKACCYAGSGHIDLAIEHLQKAINLNPDEYVEMAKTDSDFDEIREDGRFQALIQQKSCSTPSTTAVLWN; encoded by the coding sequence ATGTCAAACCTTATGAGTAATGCAGTCGCGGTGGAACTGGAAGTCGAGTTTTTCTTCCAGAAAGGGTTACACCTCAACCGATCTGAGCAATACGCCCACGCAGTTGCCAGCTATGATAAAGCCTTAGAACTGCAACCGGACTACCACGATGTCTGGTACAGTCGGGGGAATGCGCTGTATCACCTGCGCCGGTTTGAGGAAGCAATTGCTAGCTATGATAAAGCGATTGAGTTTAAACCGGCCTTTCATGAAGCATGGAACAATCGCGGCAATGCCCTAGATGACATGGGCCAGTATGAGGAAGCAATTGCCAGCTATGATAAAGCGATTAAATTTAAAACTGACTATTACTGGGCTTGGAACAATCGCGGCATTGCCCTCAAAAATCTGGGCCGCTACGAAGAAGCAATCACCAGCTATGATAAAGCCATTGAATTTCAACCCAATTACTACTGGGCTTGGTATCACCGGGGGATTGCCCTAAGACACTTAGGCCGGTTAGAAAAAGTGATTGCCAGCTACGACAAAGCCATTGAGATCAAACCGGACTTCCACGAAGCTTGGCACAATCGGGGAAATGCCCTATATGACTTACAACGCTACGAAGCGGCAATTATTAATTATGACAAAGCTTTAGACGAAAAACCTGACTATCACTGGGCTTGGTATAACCGTGGGATGGCGCTTCTGAATTTGGGTTACTATGCAAAAGCGGTTGCTAGCTTAGATCGTGCCTTAGTGCTTCAACCTGATAACGCCGATACTTGGTACTTTCGCGGTCAGGCGTTGGATAACCTAGAGTGCCATTATGGGGCCATCGCCAGCTACGATAAAGCGATAGAGTTGCAACCCGATAAACACAAAGCCTGGTACAACAAAGCCTGCTGTTATGCCGGTTCCGGTCATATTGATTTAGCAATTGAACACTTACAAAAAGCAATTAATCTCAATCCCGACGAATACGTGGAAATGGCAAAAACTGACTCGGATTTTGACGAAATTCGGGAAGATGGGCGATTTCAGGCATTAATTCAACAAAAATCTTGTTCCACCCCTTCTACAACTGCAGTGCTGTGGAATTAG
- a CDS encoding DUF1822 family protein produces MKDLTSFSTFSIPLAPRDRYTAEQFAREQPTAEKATQVYCNTLAVLVVHYYLRMLDISVDLKTSYSWNAGCRLGADIADLYLPGKGRLECRPIPLGEATCAIPPEVWADRLGYILVEINESCEVGTILGFVQLAAPTIFRSQLQPLDALLEILHSTPTLVPSLGFIRLNQWLHQVFDPGWQGFEELVYQQQAWAFRTRLAKSVRTRQAESVSVWQPIEQLYSSQETAILQDEHFAPSDALSYLIQRTEDEEVRWKAAELLWDLAPENPLAGIRRVTDLRSQLAGYAGALMVAILPKADQTFALLLRVYPLRYQSYLPAGLQLEVSGQDELGNPVKENVIARESDDYIQLKLIAEPGDRFSVALKLDNARFEEHFMV; encoded by the coding sequence ATGAAAGACTTAACTTCCTTTAGTACCTTTAGCATTCCTCTAGCTCCCAGAGATCGCTACACTGCCGAACAATTTGCGCGGGAGCAACCAACTGCCGAAAAAGCCACTCAGGTTTATTGCAATACTTTGGCAGTTTTGGTCGTCCATTACTATTTGCGAATGCTCGATATTTCTGTCGATCTCAAAACGAGTTATAGCTGGAACGCCGGCTGTCGTCTTGGGGCAGATATTGCTGATTTATATTTACCCGGAAAAGGGCGGCTAGAATGTCGCCCCATCCCTCTAGGAGAAGCAACCTGTGCCATTCCCCCAGAAGTTTGGGCAGATCGACTGGGTTACATCCTTGTTGAAATCAATGAAAGTTGTGAAGTAGGAACGATCTTAGGATTTGTTCAACTTGCCGCACCCACCATTTTCCGCTCACAATTACAACCACTTGACGCATTACTAGAAATATTGCACTCTACACCGACACTGGTTCCTTCACTCGGATTTATCCGCTTAAATCAATGGTTACATCAAGTATTCGATCCAGGTTGGCAGGGTTTTGAAGAATTAGTTTATCAGCAGCAAGCCTGGGCATTCCGCACGCGACTGGCTAAGTCTGTCCGCACGCGACAGGCTGAGTCTGTGAGTGTTTGGCAACCAATTGAACAGTTGTATTCTAGTCAAGAGACGGCTATTCTGCAAGATGAGCATTTTGCCCCCAGCGATGCACTGAGTTATTTAATTCAGAGGACTGAAGACGAAGAAGTGCGCTGGAAAGCGGCTGAACTCTTGTGGGATCTTGCTCCGGAAAACCCGCTAGCCGGCATTCGACGCGTCACTGACTTGAGAAGCCAATTAGCCGGTTATGCCGGCGCTTTAATGGTGGCAATTTTGCCTAAGGCTGATCAAACTTTCGCATTGTTATTGCGAGTCTATCCGCTGCGCTATCAATCCTATTTGCCAGCCGGTTTACAACTGGAAGTAAGCGGACAGGATGAATTGGGTAATCCAGTGAAAGAAAATGTTATAGCAAGAGAAAGTGATGACTACATTCAGCTAAAGTTAATTGCAGAACCGGGAGATCGGTTCAGTGTTGCCCTCAAGTTGGACAATGCCCGCTTTGAAGAACACTTTATGGTCTAA
- a CDS encoding aspartate ammonia-lyase: MNLQSGTNYRTERDSMGERQIPADAYYGIQTLRAIENFPISGIKPLPTYIDACVLIKKATAVVNGELGCISTEISQVLVEVTDEVLAGQFRDQFVVDIYQAGAGTSHHMNINEVLANRALEILGDEKGNYKRVSPNDHVNYGQSTNDVIPTAIRIGGLLALERTFYPALSGAIAALDNKAEEFKDIVKSGRTHLQDAVPVRLGESFRAWAQILTEHMIRVEKASEDLMTLGLGGSAAGTGLNTHPQYRHRVAQILSELIDQPLRPAPHLMAAMQSMAPFVSVSGALRNLAQDCVKISHDLRLMDSGPKTGFKEIQLPPVQPGSSIMPGKYNPVMAEMTSMVCFQVMGYDSAIALAAQAGQLELNVMMPLIAYNLIHSIEILGNTLAALTQQCLEGISANRERCLAYAEGSLALVTALNPHIGYLNAAAVAKESLETGKSLRQIVLERGLMSAEELANVIDLETMSALPREEG; encoded by the coding sequence ATGAATCTACAATCAGGCACAAATTACCGGACAGAGCGAGATTCTATGGGGGAACGGCAAATCCCTGCCGATGCCTACTACGGCATTCAAACCCTACGTGCCATTGAAAATTTCCCGATTAGTGGGATAAAACCGTTGCCCACATATATCGATGCCTGTGTGCTGATTAAAAAAGCTACGGCGGTGGTTAATGGCGAACTTGGATGCATATCGACAGAGATTAGTCAAGTGCTTGTAGAGGTAACTGACGAAGTTCTCGCCGGCCAGTTCCGCGATCAGTTTGTGGTGGATATCTATCAAGCCGGTGCCGGCACCTCCCACCACATGAATATTAATGAAGTGCTGGCCAATCGGGCGCTAGAAATTTTGGGTGATGAAAAAGGCAATTACAAGCGCGTTAGCCCCAACGATCACGTTAATTACGGTCAGTCTACAAACGACGTAATCCCCACAGCAATTCGGATCGGGGGACTGTTGGCTTTGGAGAGAACCTTTTACCCCGCGCTTTCAGGGGCGATCGCTGCTTTAGATAACAAAGCTGAAGAATTCAAAGATATTGTTAAATCTGGCAGAACTCACTTGCAGGATGCGGTGCCGGTGCGCTTAGGAGAAAGCTTTCGTGCTTGGGCGCAAATTCTCACCGAACACATGATTCGAGTTGAGAAAGCATCAGAGGATTTAATGACGCTGGGGTTGGGCGGGAGTGCTGCCGGCACCGGCTTGAATACGCACCCGCAATATCGCCATCGTGTCGCCCAAATTTTATCAGAATTGATTGATCAGCCATTGCGACCGGCCCCTCATTTGATGGCAGCGATGCAGAGTATGGCACCGTTTGTTAGCGTGTCCGGTGCATTACGGAACCTTGCCCAGGATTGCGTTAAAATTTCCCATGACTTGCGCCTGATGGATTCTGGGCCAAAAACAGGTTTCAAAGAAATTCAGCTGCCGCCGGTGCAGCCTGGATCGTCAATTATGCCCGGAAAATATAACCCCGTGATGGCAGAAATGACCTCAATGGTTTGCTTTCAAGTCATGGGTTATGACAGTGCCATCGCCCTGGCTGCCCAAGCCGGCCAACTAGAATTAAACGTGATGATGCCGCTGATTGCCTATAACCTAATTCACAGTATTGAAATTCTCGGCAACACTTTGGCAGCATTGACTCAGCAATGCTTAGAAGGCATTAGCGCCAACCGTGAGCGCTGCCTCGCTTACGCTGAAGGAAGCTTAGCCCTTGTTACTGCCCTTAACCCTCATATCGGCTATCTCAACGCTGCTGCCGTTGCCAAAGAATCCCTAGAAACCGGCAAATCTCTGCGGCAGATTGTCCTAGAACGGGGCCTGATGAGTGCTGAAGAACTGGCAAACGTTATAGACTTGGAAACAATGAGCGCACTGCCACGTGAAGAGGGCTAG
- a CDS encoding ABC transporter substrate-binding protein codes for MGKQIIFTIGNGSFDQGFPVEFQIREAGQTAFTITGQLPPAAEILQRYDHWQQAYCSLEKVRHKLRRIKIPSNQTKNVSNSKDCSKLAEDLETTLKQWFDCLPLQQFSEPAQIILQTQDPALRRLPWHLWNLVEHRPDIELCVNFQNLPNTQPVWKRLPNPVRILAVLGSDEGIDTQADLQVLQQLPAAKVTQLQMPHRSQLIETLLKQHWDILFFAGHSFSNTEGKGGQIYLNETECLSLNDLRLALHAAVQKGLMLAIFNSCDGLGLAQNAADLQIPHVIVMREPVSDPVAHAFLRYFFEAFAQGQSLYRSVWQARAKLQGMEDKFPGASWLPVLCPNPTKPLPVWCKPRSPYRQLTLLIGILTIPLALFAGWKVYEWNALQRRISLGEKILIKSVKTPEKEAGVKAFAAKNFPKAISHFQTSLKIHQNDPETRIYLNNAKAGLHPAITIGAAVPIGTNSNVAQEILRGMAQVQEAVNRAGGINGKFLKVQIADDNNNPNLAKRLAEVFVEDSNILAVIGHNASDASAAGGAVYQGKLVMITPTSFSKGLVELGGRANDNFLFRTVPSLSSAANKLARYAIKTAQKTRIAMCFDIDSVDNQSFRYEFAAVMDSAIREDGGTLIDIRCNFGAPGFNAEVAISRAKNHGADAMLLSPHVDRLSNALDIAKANRGQLALFSSPTLHTAKTLEGQADVNNLVIPVFSHPAAMSANHPFIAGAKNLWGSLETLTWRTPSAYDATQAVVAAVKQSDGSRQQLQRVLSSPGFSVPGAFDEVQFHQWGDRVGGNPVLVQVQPNRSAGKYEFKLIEGVEQSVSLKKTKLIP; via the coding sequence ATGGGAAAGCAGATTATCTTCACAATTGGTAATGGCAGCTTTGATCAGGGATTTCCCGTAGAGTTTCAGATTCGAGAAGCTGGACAAACTGCATTTACGATTACGGGACAGCTACCTCCTGCTGCGGAAATTCTGCAACGCTATGATCATTGGCAACAGGCTTATTGCTCTTTAGAGAAAGTGCGGCATAAATTGCGGCGCATCAAGATTCCTTCTAACCAAACAAAAAACGTTTCCAATTCCAAGGATTGTAGTAAATTAGCAGAAGATCTTGAAACCACTTTAAAACAGTGGTTTGATTGCTTACCTCTGCAACAGTTTTCCGAGCCGGCTCAGATTATTCTGCAAACTCAAGATCCTGCGTTGCGCCGGCTTCCCTGGCATCTGTGGAATTTAGTCGAGCATCGCCCTGATATCGAGCTATGCGTTAATTTCCAGAATCTTCCCAACACTCAGCCGGTGTGGAAGCGACTGCCAAACCCGGTGCGAATTTTGGCAGTTTTGGGCAGTGATGAAGGCATTGATACTCAAGCAGATTTGCAAGTTTTGCAGCAGCTACCGGCTGCTAAGGTAACGCAATTACAAATGCCGCACCGTAGCCAACTGATTGAGACACTGCTCAAACAACATTGGGATATCCTGTTTTTTGCCGGCCATAGTTTTAGCAATACTGAAGGAAAAGGGGGGCAAATTTATCTCAATGAAACAGAATGTTTGTCTCTCAATGATTTGCGACTCGCCTTACACGCAGCCGTGCAAAAAGGCTTAATGCTGGCAATTTTTAATTCCTGTGATGGCTTAGGACTCGCGCAAAATGCCGCAGACTTACAAATTCCCCATGTTATCGTCATGCGGGAACCTGTTTCAGATCCGGTGGCTCATGCTTTTTTGCGCTACTTTTTTGAAGCATTTGCTCAAGGGCAATCTTTGTATCGTTCAGTATGGCAAGCGCGGGCAAAACTTCAGGGAATGGAAGACAAATTTCCGGGGGCTTCTTGGCTGCCGGTATTATGTCCAAATCCAACAAAACCGCTGCCCGTTTGGTGTAAACCGCGCTCTCCCTATCGTCAACTGACTTTGTTAATCGGCATTTTAACAATTCCCCTTGCTTTATTTGCCGGTTGGAAAGTTTATGAATGGAATGCTTTGCAACGTCGGATCAGTTTAGGCGAAAAAATTTTAATCAAATCTGTTAAAACACCAGAGAAGGAAGCCGGTGTAAAAGCTTTTGCAGCTAAGAATTTTCCCAAGGCAATTTCCCACTTCCAAACCTCCTTAAAAATCCATCAAAATGATCCGGAAACGCGGATTTATCTGAATAACGCCAAAGCCGGCTTGCATCCTGCCATAACAATTGGTGCGGCTGTCCCCATCGGCACAAATTCCAATGTTGCCCAGGAAATTTTGCGTGGTATGGCACAGGTACAGGAAGCGGTGAATCGTGCCGGCGGCATCAACGGGAAGTTTTTAAAAGTCCAAATTGCCGATGACAATAATAATCCCAACCTCGCCAAACGCCTTGCTGAAGTGTTTGTGGAAGACAGCAACATCCTAGCCGTCATTGGACATAATGCCAGCGATGCTTCTGCTGCCGGTGGTGCCGTCTATCAGGGCAAGTTGGTGATGATTACACCCACCAGTTTTTCTAAAGGCTTGGTTGAACTCGGAGGGCGTGCTAACGATAACTTTTTGTTTCGTACAGTTCCCAGCCTGAGCTCAGCAGCCAATAAGCTGGCTCGCTACGCTATCAAAACGGCGCAGAAAACCCGTATTGCCATGTGTTTTGATATTGATTCTGTCGATAATCAATCTTTTCGCTATGAATTTGCGGCGGTAATGGATAGCGCTATCCGAGAAGATGGGGGTACGCTCATCGATATTCGCTGCAATTTTGGTGCACCGGGCTTTAATGCCGAGGTGGCGATCTCCCGCGCTAAAAATCATGGGGCTGATGCCATGCTGTTGTCTCCCCATGTTGATCGCCTCTCCAACGCGTTGGACATTGCTAAGGCGAATCGGGGACAATTAGCTTTATTTAGTAGCCCAACATTGCACACGGCAAAAACACTAGAAGGACAAGCCGATGTTAATAATTTGGTGATTCCTGTTTTCTCGCATCCAGCAGCGATGTCTGCCAATCATCCATTTATCGCAGGTGCTAAAAACTTGTGGGGCAGTTTAGAAACCCTCACTTGGCGAACTCCCAGCGCTTACGACGCCACGCAAGCCGTTGTAGCGGCAGTAAAGCAAAGCGATGGTTCTCGACAACAGTTGCAGCGAGTGTTATCAAGTCCGGGGTTTTCAGTTCCGGGTGCTTTCGATGAAGTGCAGTTTCACCAGTGGGGCGATCGTGTTGGGGGAAATCCCGTCTTGGTTCAAGTTCAACCCAATCGTTCTGCCGGCAAGTATGAATTCAAATTAATTGAAGGCGTTGAACAATCTGTCAGTTTAAAGAAGACGAAGTTAATTCCTTAG
- a CDS encoding DUF362 domain-containing protein has product MPTVSLIRAGSYERQILRESLETLLEPLGGMAAIVKLGDRVLLKPNLLTGSRPTKECVTRPEIVYCVAKMVREVGGKPFMGDGPAFGSARGVAVANGYQPILEELNLPVVEFHGKRYETVSKEFDHLLLSKETMEADVVINLPKVKSHVQLTMTMGVKNLFGCVPGKMKAWWHMEAGKDASRFGQMLVETARAVNPNLTILDGIIGHEGNGPSGGEPRNLGILGASQDVFALDRAILEILNVEPSIVPTVAASMRLGLCPELADIHFPLQQPADLQISDWKLPASLVPIDFGMPRVIKSTFRHLYIRFIKEPMKAYAGR; this is encoded by the coding sequence ATGCCTACCGTTAGTTTAATTCGCGCCGGCTCTTATGAACGCCAAATTTTGCGGGAATCTTTGGAAACGTTGCTAGAACCTTTGGGAGGAATGGCGGCGATTGTTAAACTCGGAGATCGGGTGCTGCTCAAACCCAATTTGCTCACCGGATCACGTCCGACTAAAGAATGCGTGACTCGCCCAGAAATTGTTTACTGCGTTGCCAAAATGGTGCGGGAAGTTGGGGGTAAACCGTTTATGGGAGATGGCCCCGCATTTGGCAGCGCTAGAGGGGTAGCTGTGGCAAATGGATATCAGCCGATTCTAGAAGAATTAAATTTGCCGGTTGTTGAATTTCACGGGAAGCGATACGAAACCGTCAGCAAAGAATTTGACCATTTGTTACTGAGTAAAGAAACAATGGAAGCAGATGTGGTGATTAATTTACCAAAGGTAAAATCCCACGTTCAGCTAACCATGACGATGGGCGTTAAAAACTTATTTGGGTGTGTGCCTGGAAAAATGAAAGCCTGGTGGCACATGGAAGCCGGCAAAGATGCCAGCCGGTTTGGTCAAATGCTAGTAGAAACCGCACGAGCAGTTAACCCAAATTTAACTATTTTGGATGGAATAATTGGCCATGAAGGCAACGGCCCTAGTGGCGGTGAACCCCGGAATTTGGGGATTTTAGGCGCTTCTCAAGATGTTTTTGCTCTGGATCGTGCGATCTTAGAAATTTTGAATGTTGAGCCAAGCATTGTGCCGACAGTTGCCGCATCAATGAGGTTGGGATTGTGTCCAGAACTCGCAGACATTCACTTCCCACTGCAACAACCGGCAGATTTGCAAATTTCTGATTGGAAACTTCCGGCTTCTCTGGTTCCTATCGACTTTGGAATGCCTCGCGTGATTAAATCAACCTTCAGGCATCTTTATATTCGATTTATCAAGGAACCGATGAAAGCTTATGCCGGCAGATAA